The Alnus glutinosa chromosome 1, dhAlnGlut1.1, whole genome shotgun sequence region TACAATCGGGGAGATCTGCTTCCCGCggttaattttgttttctttaactATTGTTGAATCAAACTGAcgcaataacaaaaatataatttagtgATCAAAGCAGTAGAACAAAAACCCTAGCATGGTTTTTCAACCAACAAGTACAATAGGAAGGACAGCACTTTCAGCATTATTCACCATTAACTCGGAGCCAAAATttattacattaattttttattcattattgtttccaataataataataatcatgatTAGGATGATGATTCTATACCTTCTCAATGGAAAGCTGTACATCTGTTGCTTCGTTCTGTCTTTGTCCAGCTGATCCTGGAGATAGAATGCTAGAAGGTGTAGAGGCCTCATGTGTTGAACTCCCATGCttcgattttctttttcttctctttctttctctaaaAGCAGATTCTGGAAAAGAAAGTGATGCGAATTTCTCAAATCATCTATAACTCAATTTTGTGAAACGTGAAATAAATCTCGACCGAAACTCTAATTAGGAGCTTAAGACAACAGCATGAGCGAAACAAAGAATAAACCTAAATTACCGCACCTTTTGGTTGCCAAGAAAGTGAAAGGAAAAGACCAGGTAAGTTTCCTTGGTTTTCCAATGTTTTCTTGGTAACCAAACAGGGATGAGTGAGAAATTAGAGCTTACGGGGGGGAGAGACGCCGCACTTGAAGCACTCGAACAATCGATCAACGTCGTCCATGGGGTTCGCTGGCATTTTCTAGGGTTTTATTTTTCCCAAATGAGTGGATTTTAGTTTTTGGCCTTTCTTACGTGAAAGCGggaatttgatttttgaaaagaGAATTGACTCCGGTCACTCCGGTGTCCGGTGACTCCAGTCGTGGACCAAATCCATATTCTCCCAGGAGGAGGGTGGGTCGTTCAGTAGTTGCGAATTGGAaagcctgaaaaaaaaaataataataattaattcttCGGTTTTTGGAaaacatttttctcttttttatttaaatacttttttagtAGATGTATTTTACATCCTTATTAAATAGCCACCACCATTTGCTTTGCCAAAGAATCACAGATAGCATTGGTAGacattttttataaagaataatgattcaatatatccaaatatataattttttaccattttgcttatgtggtaaggtggtccttactattttttgagtttttttattttttaaaaataaattaaagtgggggactaccttgccacatagacaaagtggtgaaaagttgtatattatCACTCCTTTATAAAACGCATTTTGCACtgttgtctattttttttttttgtccaaaaacttAATGACTCGCTTGGTTAAATTTatgggataattgtaccgttggtccctgtgatatgccataatttttttcactccctatggtttaaaaagttcatgagagattcctgtggtatgcaataattacgttttactccctgggttgATTTTCCGTCtacaattttgacggaatctgttagccctacacatcagcgacacatgtcgccatcttaataaaaaaaatatataaatttattaaaaaataaataaataaacttattttttaaaaaaacaaaaaaacaaaaaaaaacaaaaaacaaaaaaaaaaaaaagaagaagaagaaaaaagggcagGCTTGGGGTGGCTGCACCCCCTtggggggtggccaggccacccccaatggcctgggagtggccacgcgccacccccgacggcctctgggggtggcgcgcggccaccccctttgcccccatttttgttttttcctttttttttttgaattttaatttttttaaaaaaataagtattttaattttttttttttaataaatttatattattttattaagattggacatgtcagtgccacgtgtcaccaataagatgacgacacgtggcgctgacgtggcatttgacggaatttgttaaaaattttaatagaatttgacgccagtgatcgatttataattattgcataccacaaggatcttccatgcactttttaaaccatagagagtgaaaaataattatgacataccacagggaccaatagtATAATTATCCCtgaatttattaataattatcaCGTATTTCGTATgtcatattaatattattcaaaaaactaataataataatgatggaTTGGGGGATTCACCCCACCCCACCGGTAGGTGGCGAGGTGGATCCGACAATACTATGGGTCGCGAGGGGATCCCACCCCACCAAAAGTGGGTGGATACCTCTCCTtactattattttcttttaaaaaaaaaaaaaaaaaaacttatcttttatatctttttgaaatatttttttttaaaaaaattttttatttattaatactaatGTAACATATAAGATACGTGACCGTTGCTATTAGGCTTGGGTGTGACCTAAAATTAACTGAAGTACGAACTGCGTTATAAAATGTTCACGTATATCATTTgtgacaattttataaaataaggtagctatttttgtaaaagaaaaaggtgactAAATTTAGTAGTATATATGCAATCTAGGCATCTACTGTTTGTTTTGTAGGATGTTAGGTACTGGACACGACACAACAAAAACATCCTACAAAAGAAACTAATAAAATCAATCTGCACCGTTTCATATTTAATCCATCTATTTTCTTATGCAAAATCACGGCATATAATAAACtataaattacattttccccAGAAAAGACAAGAGTCACCATACAAAATCTCAGGAATCTTTCGAGGACTTCGCCAATGATTTCTCTCATTGCTTCTGATACCTCTTTCCGCTTGTTTCCATGACTTCTCTCTCGTCTTGCCCCAAAATTGTCTCACATGACCCACGAGTTCCCTCAAATGTCCATGATCATTCGCATAAGTCAAACGTAATTTTCCGCAATCTTTCACTTCCGGGACTTGGATTTCGGAATTCTCAACATGGGTCGCAcacaaaaatgataattttgagaAGTTCTAATCACACTGAATCTTTGGTTGGTGAGTTTTctatttatcttcttttttttttttcttttttctccataTTCTCCATTATTGTTGGGTTTGCTATGATTCATCATACTCTCCGTTACGAACTTGTTTAGAGTcaaaaaacttgaaaagacaaataaaaCCATAGATATAATTTCATATAACTGTAATTCTTGAAAAAGGACATCTATGTATGTATAATTGCTTTAGGTTGGTATTTAGTTAATCTTTCTTTATCTGGGTAATGATTTGGGTCCTTAAAAACTGATGTAAGGTTCACTTTATTGTGGCAGATTCTGCTGCTCAAATATCTGATGTTCCAAACTTGTCTTGTTTAGAGGTTAATATTCCTAGACCCTTCTGTGCTTTCACTTATTTGCATTTCCATATGGATGTGATCATTTTAACTTACCATGGAAAATCATAATCTAAAGGGAACAAGAAAAGAAGAGCAAAGACTCTTAAAATGGATTGGTTTATGCATGAAAATACGTTTAATGTGTAATGGGTCAAGATTGAGACTTGTGGTTTCTTGACCTTACTTCATGTTAGTATATTACCGTTGTTACAATATTACCATATTTGTGCcataatatttttgaaatattctcAGCATATTATGGTAATATTCTTTATTCACTACCATATTAGCTTAAATATTCTAGgtattatttcttaattttgtatttaatgcATTTACTTTCTTTTACTGGCCTCATTCAAATATACATAAGCCATTCTATTGTACAATTTACTCATCAGTACAAACTTCTTTTCTACAATTCTTTAGTTTGTCTTTTTCTtcgttagaatataaattaaacgattaaattcatcatttcctaTCGGTTTAAGGTTTTgaaataattgatgatttaacatgatatcaaagcaAATATCTTGAGTTCGAGCCTTGTCTCTGTCATTTActtcctatttcaattaaatattttatatgttggcCTCACTTATTAAGAAAGATAATGagaagtattaaaatattaattaaatgattaaattcaccaaATTAATAGAATTACTTTCTCTgttagtaacttttttttttatttggacattTCTTAAGGCTATTGAAAGGCTAAAAACAAACCGAGAAACCCAAAAGGCCAAGCAGCAATTCTTGGCCATGTACTCTAGTGTTTTTGGTGGAATAACTACAGATCCAGCAGCTATGGTGATCCCCATTGATGACCACATGGTCCACAGAGGGCATGGTGTTTTCGATACTGCAGCCATCATGGATGGGTTAGTGATTTTGGCTCCATAATacagagtttttcttttttaactttgtaaatACACTTCAAATATTGTTAAGCTCTTCTAATGCGCACATTATACGAAGGCCTCAAAGGTCAAAACATTTTATATAAAGAAATAGTCTATtatgaatatataatattagAACTTTTCCACAAGAGAATTTGTCATAGTAAATTATGAACTTGAATTTTTACAAATATTTCCTAGATTTGTATCCTTTGCCTGTTTCTTGAAAAGCAAAAACAATTACTTGTACCTAGTGAATCATATGATAAACTTCTGTGGTTAGCAATAGAAAACAGCTAATATTTATTTACCGGTTCAACTATTAGATCATTTTAATTCTATGCAAGTATTCTAGTTTTAGTCTGGTCTTAAACTTGTGATTTTCAAGCTAATTATCGACCAAGCTCCTAATAGTATTTTTTTCACACCCCCCAGATACCTCTACGAGTTGGACGAACACCTTGACCGAATTTTAAGGTCTGCATCAATGGCCAAAATTAAACTCCCATTTAATCgggaaaaaataagaagaatacTTATACAAACTGTCCGTGCTTCCAAGTGTAGAAAAGGATCACTGAGATACTGGCTCTCAGTAGGACCTGGCGATTTCCAACTATCCCCATCTGGCTGCCACCAACCAGCTCTTTATGCTGTTGTAATCCAAGATCAATCACCATTTGATTCAAAGGGCATCCAAGTAATAACCTCATCAGTCCCAATAAAACCTCCTCAATTTGCTACCATGAAAAGTGTGAATTACCTCCCAAATGTGCTTTCAAAGATGGAGGCGGAAGAAAATGGTGCATATGCAGCTATTTGGCTGGATAGCGATGGATTCGTTGCTGAAGGGCCTAACATGAATGTGGCGTTTGTTACAAAGCAGAAGGAACTTATCATGCCTAATTTTGACTATATTCTAAGTGGGTGCACAGCTAAGAGAGTTTTGACTCTTGCGGCAGAACTGGTTAGGGAGGGCAAGCTTCGGGAAATCAAAGTAAGAAATGTGACTGTTGAGGAAGGGAAGAAAGCTGATGAGATGATGCTTATTGGCAGTGGAGTTCTCGTTCGGCCTGTCGTGCAGT contains the following coding sequences:
- the LOC133858278 gene encoding D-amino-acid transaminase, chloroplastic isoform X2, giving the protein MTSLSSCPKIVSHDPRVPSNVHDHSHKSNVIFRNLSLPGLGFRNSQHGSHTKMIILRSSNHTESLVDSAAQISDVPNLSCLEAIERLKTNRETQKAKQQFLAMYSSVFGGITTDPAAMVIPIDDHMVHRGHGVFDTAAIMDGYLYELDEHLDRILRKGSLRYWLSVGPGDFQLSPSGCHQPALYAVVIQDQSPFDSKGIQVITSSVPIKPPQFATMKSVNYLPNVLSKMEAEENGAYAAIWLDSDGFVAEGPNMNVAFVTKQKELIMPNFDYILSGCTAKRVLTLAAELVREGKLREIKVRNVTVEEGKKADEMMLIGSGVLVRPVVQWDEQVIGDGKEGPVALGLLNLVIEDMKSGPPTVRVPVPY
- the LOC133858278 gene encoding D-amino-acid transaminase, chloroplastic isoform X1: MTSLSSCPKIVSHDPRVPSNVHDHSHKSNVIFRNLSLPGLGFRNSQHGSHTKMIILRSSNHTESLVDSAAQISDVPNLSCLEAIERLKTNRETQKAKQQFLAMYSSVFGGITTDPAAMVIPIDDHMVHRGHGVFDTAAIMDGYLYELDEHLDRILRSASMAKIKLPFNREKIRRILIQTVRASKCRKGSLRYWLSVGPGDFQLSPSGCHQPALYAVVIQDQSPFDSKGIQVITSSVPIKPPQFATMKSVNYLPNVLSKMEAEENGAYAAIWLDSDGFVAEGPNMNVAFVTKQKELIMPNFDYILSGCTAKRVLTLAAELVREGKLREIKVRNVTVEEGKKADEMMLIGSGVLVRPVVQWDEQVIGDGKEGPVALGLLNLVIEDMKSGPPTVRVPVPY
- the LOC133858278 gene encoding D-amino-acid transaminase, chloroplastic isoform X3 gives rise to the protein MYSSVFGGITTDPAAMVIPIDDHMVHRGHGVFDTAAIMDGYLYELDEHLDRILRSASMAKIKLPFNREKIRRILIQTVRASKCRKGSLRYWLSVGPGDFQLSPSGCHQPALYAVVIQDQSPFDSKGIQVITSSVPIKPPQFATMKSVNYLPNVLSKMEAEENGAYAAIWLDSDGFVAEGPNMNVAFVTKQKELIMPNFDYILSGCTAKRVLTLAAELVREGKLREIKVRNVTVEEGKKADEMMLIGSGVLVRPVVQWDEQVIGDGKEGPVALGLLNLVIEDMKSGPPTVRVPVPY